In Raphanus sativus cultivar WK10039 unplaced genomic scaffold, ASM80110v3 Scaffold2797, whole genome shotgun sequence, the DNA window aataagttgcttgcaacactcaaaagttcaaaatggtataaattttaacattttacaaaaaaacactCGAACATTGCTAGAAGGGAAAAAACTCTTGTTTAGCTACTTGGCTGTCTTTCTTTTGATGTTGGGCGAgaagttcttttatttttttggacttTGTAGTTAACCAAGCAGCTAAGTCTGCAAACTTGTAACTCCCGTTATGAAActcgaatttcaaaaaaaaattagttgcaTTTAACAAAGTAAAAGAGTTTGTCTAGCTACCCGGTTTTCAGAAGTTTGGACACTACAACTTTGGGAACTTTCAAATTTCTCATTTCTCTGTGGAACTACAGCATGTGTCCAAACACGTTACTTAAAGGCTTTCTATCATGGAAACTTTATATACGAAGTGTACTTGAATCCAGAGATTAGGAACATGATTCCAAACCTGCAACTTGTCCATTTTTTAGTGTTGTGGTAAATGGGttgtaatatatttatcttttaaccATCGCCTTTTGCTCCATAGCCTTTGAAACAATAAAACATGGAGAACACAGAGAATCTTAGCTAAAGTGTTTGTGTATGTGTTTACTGAAGAAGTGGTTCAATAGCTCCCTCTATCTTCGCAAACCGTGAAGGTCCCGCTGACACATTCATGGATTGTTGCTCGTGTCGTGTAATTACTCTTTGTGGAAGGGTTGTCCGCTGTTaattctcttctcttttctttttgttcatcaTCTCAAACAAAAGGCTGCACTGTGTTTGAGGCCAGACGTTGTTTGAGTTGTTCTCAGCTCTAGTCTGGGTGATGACTCTTGATATTAGCAACTGTTCTAATTTTTTATGAAGGTGATCTGCAGCATAATCAAATTCACTCTCACATCAACCGTATCCATGCAGAGTTGTAACAGTTTATAATTAGCTAAACTCCATTGACTAACCCAGAAATACAAACTTAAAACTTTGAAACCAAAGAATTTGGCTACCGTACCCGTGAAGTTGGATTGCAACTATTACACGCCTGATACTCATCTGCAtgattaattttaaacaaatggTGACTCGGGAGGCGATAATTTCCATCCCAAAAAGttaaagattaataaaaacatgagaAGTATGACAAATCCAGCAAGTCAACGTTTGTATTAGCTAAATCCATTAGCTGAACCTAAACTGCTAAGTCGGGATAAAGGCTGTTGTATCAGTAAGCTGGACAAACTTGATCTGTTCGTCAAAGCGAATAGAACCTGGTGATGCCAAAAGTTTGACGTGGCTATTGCTTCTTACGACATCAAATACGCTCAGTTCATTGACCCTCTGAACCAACGTCGACTGATAACTAAAAACCGATTCTCAGGTGGCTACTTTCGGAAAATGAATCACTAATAGACTTAAATTAACGAATGAATTTACAGAATAGTTACCTTTTCATCGAGGAAACCCGATCTACACCCATGAGCTCTCCACCCTTTTCACATTTGTAGCTTCCCAAAACCTAAGAATACGTGTTACGACGGTCTCTTATTGCAATGACCAACCTTCAGACCTGATAATTGGATCTTAGTGATCGCCATTCCTGGATATTTTCTGCTTGATATTTTGCACAACTATGATTTCACGAAGATTGTGAATTTGCTCTAGGATCTAGACATCTTATTATATAGTCAAATCACTTGATAGTGGATGTGAAAAATACGCATTGA includes these proteins:
- the LOC130505998 gene encoding uncharacterized protein LOC130505998, with the translated sequence MRYGMVQPSPYPVSPHLPESSQMRHEMVQPSPYPGARDCRQYLQTRRCSYGPKCRFNHPHAPVLGSYKCEKGGELMGVDRVSSMKSYQSTLVQRVNELSVFDVVRSNSHVKLLASPGSIRFDEQIKFVQLTDTTAFIPT